Proteins encoded in a region of the Paenibacillus pedocola genome:
- a CDS encoding glycoside hydrolase family 13 protein, which translates to MDLAAFIHEPKGALSYAYDSETLHIRIKTKKDDIQSVTLLAIDPFNWKPVAKDSHVYDFAIDTMQHVEMKKEYVTRYHDCWFAELPGFNWRRIKYGFVLNDGHECCFAGCQQFVPLPEDWTPPKDHTNYFYYPYILEEDLYEAPTWVKDTVWYQIFPDRFNRGSAEEDAKDREDLLEWGSDELDGVHKKFGGNLQGVIEKLDYIRDLGCDGIYFTPIFDSPSSHKYDTKDYFKIDPHFGDNDKLGLLVEEAHKRGIRVMLDAVFNHCGYEHPFWQDVLKHGSSSPYFDYFYILDADKPVVPDTALAAREGYYFGEHLNYRTFAYTEQMPKWNTANPAAREYLISAAVYWTEHYNIDGWRLDVANEVSHDFWREFRKRIKAIRKDIYILGENWLYSNPWLQGDQFDAVMNYEFTGPVTRYFGTNLPEQEQYTAEDFVNAINQLLVSYPKHVARNMFNLLDSHDTARILHFCGDDPELVKLPYVFLLTYGGSPSIYYGGEVGLGGDEHHNRQCMPWKPEQQNLALYQTIRRLIGLRKENPLFKAIDIEWLSAGGATNTLIYKKESSSGTLYVLIHNSSEPADIGLPSELQGRKMRDLYNDQPVETAAEIRMESHSFRLLAAE; encoded by the coding sequence GACCCTGCATATCCGCATTAAAACGAAAAAAGATGATATCCAGTCGGTCACCTTGCTGGCTATTGATCCGTTCAACTGGAAACCGGTAGCCAAGGATTCGCATGTCTATGATTTTGCTATTGATACAATGCAGCATGTGGAGATGAAGAAGGAGTATGTTACCCGTTATCATGATTGCTGGTTTGCCGAGCTCCCGGGCTTTAACTGGAGAAGAATTAAGTATGGCTTTGTGCTGAATGACGGCCATGAGTGTTGTTTTGCCGGCTGCCAGCAGTTCGTTCCGCTTCCCGAAGACTGGACACCACCTAAGGATCACACGAACTATTTCTATTATCCTTATATTCTGGAAGAAGATCTGTATGAGGCGCCGACTTGGGTAAAGGATACGGTATGGTATCAGATTTTTCCGGACCGGTTCAACCGGGGTTCTGCTGAAGAGGATGCGAAAGATAGGGAAGATCTACTGGAATGGGGCAGTGATGAGCTGGACGGCGTTCATAAAAAGTTCGGCGGAAATCTGCAAGGCGTCATTGAAAAACTGGACTACATCCGGGATCTGGGCTGTGACGGCATTTATTTCACACCTATTTTTGATTCGCCAAGCTCACACAAATATGATACGAAAGATTATTTCAAGATTGATCCGCATTTCGGTGACAATGATAAACTGGGCCTTCTGGTAGAAGAGGCGCACAAGCGGGGGATACGGGTCATGCTCGATGCGGTGTTCAACCATTGCGGCTATGAGCATCCGTTCTGGCAGGATGTATTGAAGCACGGCAGCAGCTCGCCTTATTTTGACTACTTCTATATCCTGGACGCGGACAAACCAGTGGTACCTGACACTGCGCTTGCGGCCAGGGAAGGCTATTATTTCGGAGAGCATTTGAATTACCGGACGTTTGCGTATACGGAGCAGATGCCCAAGTGGAATACCGCCAATCCTGCGGCAAGGGAGTATCTGATAAGCGCAGCTGTCTATTGGACGGAACACTATAATATTGACGGCTGGCGGCTCGATGTGGCGAACGAAGTTTCCCATGATTTTTGGCGGGAATTCCGGAAACGGATCAAGGCCATCCGCAAAGACATTTATATTCTCGGTGAAAACTGGCTCTATTCGAATCCGTGGCTGCAGGGTGACCAGTTCGATGCGGTGATGAATTACGAGTTCACTGGACCGGTTACCCGCTACTTCGGGACGAATCTTCCGGAACAGGAGCAGTATACTGCTGAGGATTTTGTGAATGCCATCAATCAGCTGCTGGTCAGCTATCCTAAGCATGTGGCGCGGAATATGTTCAATCTGCTCGACAGCCATGATACCGCGCGGATTCTGCACTTTTGCGGAGACGACCCGGAGCTGGTGAAGCTTCCTTATGTTTTCCTGCTGACCTATGGCGGTTCTCCGAGCATCTATTATGGCGGTGAGGTTGGCCTGGGCGGAGACGAACATCATAACCGTCAGTGTATGCCTTGGAAGCCGGAGCAGCAGAATCTGGCGCTATATCAGACGATCCGCAGACTGATCGGGCTCCGCAAGGAGAATCCGCTGTTTAAGGCGATTGATATCGAGTGGTTATCAGCAGGGGGAGCAACTAATACTTTGATTTACAAAAAAGAAAGCAGCAGCGGAACCCTGTATGTACTCATCCATAATTCCAGCGAGCCAGCTGATATTGGGCTCCCTAGCGAATTACAAGGACGGAAAATGAGAGATTTGTACAATGATCAGCCGGTTGAAACCGCTGCGGAAATCCGTATGGAATCTCATTCGTTCAGGCTGCTGGCAGCGGAGTAA
- a CDS encoding amylo-alpha-1,6-glucosidase, which yields MTSGTKRSILEKMTMTVERKDNRAVSFTNKEAAYYFTQSHVTDHPEHAYFEGLNVAKNRLFGGYTLYADHQELDDQEAAVEVSPYSMIRTHGSLTEELWLFDYRNVLEVSLSGAGQDIGIALKGKELEYLKLSRNTAYFKAMEGEWVIALRPRNARPLSLLSKVFHTEAEAGGFYISAARTEAEAAALIQDTEAHANRLKSERIKRMEDFLQQNVYINSSNEQLTLALNWLSLTMDQLVTRQQGDGIYAGLPWFNEYWGRDQFIALPGAVLVSGQFETAKHILMSFAEYQNTDETSKYYGRVPNILAPENIDYHTTDGTPRFIIQLQDYVKYSGDTEIINKLYPAVRSSIEGSLKHWVDAKGYLTHDDNETWMDARDADLNSYSPRETRANDIQALWYHQLRAGVYFAEYMGDQKNAEQWGSLADRLKSNFERDFRDPSHPYLADRLDAADEPEFSLRPNQLFAFDMFEDRDFKAAAVRTAWEELVYPWGVASLDRQHPFFHPFHLTEKYHKDEAYHNGTVWTWLNGIAMQRMIESGQEEIAYKLFHNMNWQALHLGVVGGLSENLDAYPHEGENWAKLTGAYLQAWSNAEQLRVWYQYFLGIRPDMIHHKVLLAPRIPQEITDLQFHVKVGEGTLEAEYSANRSEQRYIYRFKGVKLKAVIDIAPFAELELEAEAGAELRLSRTGLELEIELVNERGEIIRKLTVQPSKDRIEQQLHSDQLFAGVHFAEPLALEKHPVMQRESTTVVGTEE from the coding sequence ATGACATCAGGTACGAAACGGTCTATTCTGGAAAAAATGACGATGACCGTTGAACGGAAGGACAACCGCGCAGTCTCTTTTACCAATAAAGAAGCTGCCTATTACTTTACCCAATCCCATGTAACGGATCATCCTGAACACGCTTATTTTGAGGGATTGAACGTTGCGAAGAACCGGCTCTTTGGCGGGTACACCTTGTATGCAGACCATCAGGAGCTGGATGATCAGGAAGCTGCAGTTGAGGTCAGCCCCTATTCCATGATCCGCACCCACGGCAGTCTGACTGAAGAGCTGTGGCTGTTTGATTACCGGAATGTGCTTGAGGTGAGCCTGAGCGGGGCAGGCCAAGACATTGGGATTGCTCTAAAAGGGAAAGAGCTGGAGTATTTGAAGCTCAGCAGGAATACTGCATATTTCAAGGCAATGGAAGGGGAGTGGGTAATTGCCCTGCGTCCCCGTAATGCCCGTCCGTTATCGCTGCTGAGTAAGGTCTTCCATACAGAAGCCGAAGCCGGGGGATTCTACATTTCCGCTGCCCGGACAGAAGCTGAAGCAGCAGCCTTAATTCAGGATACTGAAGCGCACGCAAACCGTCTGAAGTCTGAGCGCATAAAGCGTATGGAGGATTTTTTACAGCAAAATGTTTATATAAACAGCAGTAACGAACAGCTGACCCTCGCACTGAACTGGCTCAGCTTAACTATGGATCAGCTCGTAACCAGACAACAGGGCGATGGGATCTATGCCGGATTGCCCTGGTTCAATGAATACTGGGGACGCGATCAGTTCATCGCTCTTCCGGGTGCGGTACTGGTCAGCGGCCAGTTTGAAACGGCTAAGCATATTCTCATGTCCTTTGCCGAATACCAGAACACCGATGAGACTTCAAAATATTACGGCAGAGTTCCGAATATCCTGGCACCGGAGAATATCGACTATCATACCACCGACGGGACACCGCGGTTTATTATCCAGCTGCAGGACTATGTAAAATATTCCGGGGACACAGAGATTATTAATAAGCTGTACCCGGCGGTGCGCAGCAGTATCGAGGGTTCGCTCAAGCACTGGGTGGATGCCAAAGGCTATCTTACCCATGACGACAATGAGACCTGGATGGATGCGCGGGATGCTGATTTGAACTCTTACTCTCCAAGAGAAACCCGCGCCAATGATATACAGGCCCTTTGGTATCACCAGCTGCGGGCGGGTGTGTATTTTGCCGAATATATGGGCGATCAGAAGAATGCAGAGCAGTGGGGAAGCCTGGCTGACCGGTTAAAAAGTAATTTCGAGCGGGATTTCCGCGATCCGTCACATCCTTATCTGGCGGATCGTTTGGATGCTGCTGACGAGCCGGAGTTCTCTCTGCGTCCGAACCAGCTGTTTGCTTTTGACATGTTCGAAGATCGTGACTTTAAAGCTGCCGCAGTCCGTACCGCATGGGAGGAGCTGGTATATCCTTGGGGCGTTGCTTCCCTTGACCGGCAGCACCCGTTCTTCCATCCCTTCCACCTGACAGAGAAGTATCATAAAGATGAAGCTTATCATAACGGCACCGTGTGGACCTGGCTGAACGGCATAGCCATGCAGCGCATGATAGAATCCGGGCAGGAAGAAATCGCATACAAGCTCTTCCATAATATGAACTGGCAGGCGCTTCATCTTGGGGTCGTCGGCGGGCTGAGTGAAAACCTGGATGCCTACCCGCACGAAGGAGAGAATTGGGCTAAACTGACTGGGGCTTATCTTCAGGCCTGGTCCAATGCAGAGCAGCTGCGTGTATGGTATCAGTATTTCCTGGGCATCCGGCCTGATATGATCCATCACAAGGTTCTGCTTGCTCCGCGAATTCCGCAGGAAATAACGGATCTCCAATTTCATGTAAAAGTTGGAGAAGGAACACTCGAGGCTGAATATTCAGCAAATCGCAGCGAGCAGCGGTATATCTACCGCTTCAAGGGAGTTAAACTTAAGGCAGTGATCGATATTGCGCCGTTTGCCGAATTGGAGCTTGAGGCCGAAGCGGGAGCTGAGCTACGGCTAAGCCGGACAGGGCTGGAGCTTGAGATTGAACTTGTGAACGAGCGCGGAGAAATCATCAGGAAGCTAACCGTCCAACCTTCTAAGGACAGAATAGAGCAGCAGCTGCACAGTGACCAGCTCTTTGCGGGTGTGCATTTTGCAGAGCCGCTTGCACTAGAGAAGCATCCTGTAATGCAACGGGAAAGTACAACGGTTGTAGGTACAGAGGAATAA
- a CDS encoding fumarylacetoacetate hydrolase family protein, which produces MKLLSYIQNGGYRLGIHTDNGILDVTDASVVYGLEETAELSIQDVINGGAEILKRLLNLQQLAENDTNGRLQLLDESKLAFAPCVTSPGKIVCVGLNYRKHAEETKAAIPQTPILFSKFNNALAGHLETVPLPAASQQVDYEAELAIVIGRKAYNVSKEEALDYVFGYCCANDLSARDLQFRTQQWLLGKTCDKFAPVGPYLVTADEVGNPNNLRISCAVNGEARQSSNTEDMIFHCDEIISYISQHLTLEPGDIILTGTPEGVVLGYPTEQQVFLKSGDIVTVEIEKLGRLTNTITV; this is translated from the coding sequence ATGAAGCTGCTTAGCTATATTCAAAACGGCGGTTACCGCCTGGGAATACATACGGATAACGGCATACTGGACGTTACAGATGCTTCGGTTGTCTATGGACTAGAGGAAACTGCGGAATTAAGTATTCAGGACGTCATAAACGGAGGCGCAGAAATCCTTAAAAGACTGCTGAACCTTCAACAATTGGCTGAAAATGATACTAATGGCAGGCTGCAGCTGCTAGATGAATCCAAGCTGGCCTTTGCGCCCTGCGTAACCAGCCCCGGAAAAATCGTGTGTGTAGGCCTGAACTACCGCAAGCATGCGGAAGAAACGAAGGCAGCGATCCCGCAGACGCCGATTCTATTCAGCAAATTCAATAATGCGCTGGCTGGACATCTGGAGACTGTACCTCTGCCTGCAGCCTCGCAGCAAGTAGACTATGAAGCGGAACTGGCCATAGTGATTGGCCGTAAAGCCTATAATGTAAGCAAAGAGGAAGCGCTGGATTATGTCTTCGGGTACTGCTGTGCGAATGACCTGTCAGCCCGTGATTTGCAGTTCCGGACCCAGCAATGGCTGCTAGGTAAAACCTGTGATAAATTCGCTCCCGTAGGCCCTTATCTGGTTACTGCCGATGAAGTCGGGAACCCGAATAACCTGAGGATCTCCTGTGCGGTTAACGGTGAAGCCCGTCAATCCTCCAACACGGAGGATATGATCTTCCATTGTGATGAGATTATCAGCTACATCTCACAGCATTTGACGCTCGAACCGGGGGACATAATTCTGACTGGTACACCGGAAGGTGTGGTACTCGGCTACCCGACGGAGCAGCAGGTATTCCTGAAGTCTGGCGATATCGTGACCGTGGAGATTGAAAAGCTTGGTAGGCTAACTAATACTATCACTGTGTAA
- a CDS encoding winged helix-turn-helix transcriptional regulator yields the protein MQKNPDQCQFVVTMESIVGKWKPSIIYHLLQGKPLRFNELRRLLPNITQRMLTLHLRQLEEEEILSRVIYPQIPPKVEYSITEYGMTLAPIMEALHQWGVTHIERKKLGEAKKEQIPASDD from the coding sequence ATGCAAAAGAATCCTGACCAATGTCAATTCGTTGTGACAATGGAGTCGATCGTCGGCAAATGGAAGCCGAGTATCATTTATCATTTGCTTCAAGGTAAACCCTTACGGTTCAATGAACTAAGAAGATTGCTGCCCAATATCACGCAAAGGATGCTTACGCTCCATCTGCGCCAATTAGAGGAGGAAGAGATCCTTTCCCGAGTCATTTATCCGCAAATTCCGCCGAAAGTGGAATACTCCATCACGGAATACGGCATGACTCTGGCCCCGATTATGGAAGCCTTACACCAATGGGGAGTGACTCATATCGAACGAAAGAAGCTTGGAGAAGCGAAAAAAGAACAAATACCCGCATCCGACGATTAA
- a CDS encoding NAD(P)H-dependent oxidoreductase: protein MAIVLYITAHPLDSQASYSLAVGEEFIEAYREANPADEIVHLDLYKENIPPIDADVLHGWEKLRSGSSFIQLSDAEKSKVDRLGVIVDQFVAADKYVYVSPMWNFSIPPILKAYTDATSIPGKTFKYTDNGPVGLLPGKTALHIQASGSVYTEGPLAPLEMGYSYLKKVLNFYGISIEAIFVEGTAISDRALSVKEKAIAHAKEVAKRF, encoded by the coding sequence ATGGCAATAGTACTGTACATCACCGCACATCCTCTTGATTCTCAGGCATCCTATAGCCTCGCGGTAGGAGAAGAATTTATTGAAGCGTACCGTGAAGCAAATCCGGCAGATGAAATTGTTCATTTGGATCTGTACAAAGAGAATATCCCGCCAATCGATGCGGATGTTTTACACGGGTGGGAAAAGCTTCGGTCGGGTTCATCGTTCATCCAACTATCGGATGCCGAGAAATCAAAAGTAGACCGTCTTGGGGTGATTGTTGATCAATTCGTGGCCGCTGATAAGTACGTTTATGTTTCCCCGATGTGGAATTTCTCGATCCCGCCAATTTTGAAAGCATACACGGATGCGACTTCAATTCCGGGGAAGACATTCAAATATACTGACAATGGCCCTGTGGGCCTGTTGCCCGGCAAGACAGCCTTGCACATTCAAGCTAGCGGCTCCGTTTATACGGAGGGTCCTCTTGCTCCACTTGAAATGGGATATAGCTATTTGAAAAAGGTTTTGAATTTCTATGGGATATCGATTGAGGCGATATTTGTGGAAGGAACGGCAATATCAGATCGGGCTCTATCTGTAAAAGAAAAAGCAATTGCACATGCAAAGGAAGTTGCCAAACGTTTCTAA
- the hydE gene encoding [FeFe] hydrogenase H-cluster radical SAM maturase HydE — MDALLSKLSEQHILTADEIIWFLRHLTPDLKKRLYLLASETCKQYYAESVYSRGLIEFSNFCKQDCMYCGLRRSNSLAQRYRLTEEEILECAEEGYQLGYRSFVLQSGEDFRFTEQAMVSIVRNLKRLFPDSAVTLSVGERSEAFYRAMYDAGADRYLLRHEAASRPLYESLHPGMSYDNRMNCLRVLKEIGYQVGAGFMVGLPGQTYQHLAEDLLFLQEFRPEMIGIGPFIPHSATPLKEAAGGTVEDTLVMIAMARLMVPDALMPATTAMGTLDPVGREKAIAAGANVVMPILSPLQVRRKYALYEHKICMGDDPAHCRSCIEMRIAVSGYKLELSRGDHCNFPRLSKEESAR; from the coding sequence ATGGACGCCCTATTAAGCAAATTGTCTGAACAGCATATTCTCACAGCAGATGAAATCATCTGGTTTCTCCGGCATTTAACCCCCGACCTTAAGAAACGATTATATCTTTTAGCTTCTGAGACCTGCAAGCAGTATTATGCTGAAAGCGTTTACTCCCGCGGTTTAATTGAGTTCTCAAACTTCTGCAAACAGGATTGTATGTATTGTGGTCTGCGCAGATCCAATTCTCTGGCCCAGCGGTATAGGCTGACGGAGGAAGAAATTCTTGAGTGTGCTGAAGAGGGTTATCAGCTTGGATATCGTTCGTTTGTACTGCAGAGCGGGGAGGATTTCCGGTTTACAGAGCAAGCGATGGTCTCGATTGTCAGAAATCTGAAAAGACTTTTTCCCGATTCAGCGGTTACATTGTCAGTCGGCGAACGAAGTGAAGCCTTTTATCGTGCAATGTATGATGCAGGCGCTGACCGGTATCTGCTGCGGCATGAGGCAGCATCGCGTCCGCTCTATGAGTCGCTGCATCCCGGTATGTCGTATGACAACCGCATGAACTGCCTGCGTGTGCTGAAAGAGATCGGCTATCAGGTTGGGGCCGGCTTTATGGTGGGGCTTCCCGGCCAAACCTATCAGCATCTTGCCGAAGATTTGCTGTTCCTGCAAGAGTTCCGTCCGGAAATGATCGGGATCGGCCCGTTTATCCCTCATAGTGCAACACCGCTTAAAGAGGCTGCCGGCGGAACAGTAGAGGACACTCTGGTCATGATAGCCATGGCAAGGCTAATGGTTCCCGATGCTTTAATGCCAGCTACCACTGCTATGGGCACACTTGATCCTGTTGGACGGGAAAAAGCGATTGCGGCAGGAGCGAACGTGGTTATGCCAATTCTGTCCCCGCTGCAGGTCCGCCGCAAATATGCGCTCTATGAGCATAAAATCTGTATGGGCGATGATCCCGCGCATTGCCGGAGCTGTATTGAGATGCGGATTGCCGTCTCCGGATACAAGCTGGAGCTGAGCCGCGGCGACCACTGTAATTTTCCCCGCTTATCTAAGGAAGAATCCGCAAGGTGA
- a CDS encoding 2-oxoacid:acceptor oxidoreductase family protein codes for MSTLTKKNALGFFEIRLESIGGLGANLAGKMLAETGALELGFNAANFSSYGSEKKGSPVKTFVRFCDPEIEIRDHSPIEEPHLIAVFHEALYKIVNVASGLQPDGVVLVNTTRDFDEVRSSLKIESGTIALIDAMGIAVEERTKINTAMLGAMFRICDFLDPEAMRTVIRRTFEKKYPQLVEPNLRTFDRGYNEVQFKTYDVPEGSQIKPFKRVQSLLGYKTQLPGGVIAAQGNSILKDLGGSRAGLLPEFHAAKCINCAACDNVCPDYCFVWESAEDKRGRLQQVLRGIDYQYCKGCLKCVEACPSDALTSLREEPGYAELNRVAQVFC; via the coding sequence TTGTCTACTTTGACGAAGAAAAATGCACTCGGCTTCTTTGAAATCCGGCTTGAATCCATCGGCGGACTTGGCGCCAACCTGGCAGGAAAAATGCTTGCGGAGACCGGCGCGCTCGAACTGGGCTTTAACGCCGCTAACTTCTCTTCCTACGGCTCTGAGAAAAAAGGCTCCCCCGTGAAAACCTTTGTCCGCTTCTGTGATCCGGAGATTGAAATCAGAGATCATAGTCCGATTGAAGAGCCGCATCTGATCGCGGTTTTCCACGAGGCTCTGTACAAGATTGTGAACGTGGCAAGCGGCCTGCAGCCAGACGGGGTCGTCCTGGTCAATACAACCCGCGACTTCGATGAAGTACGTTCAAGTCTGAAGATTGAATCCGGGACAATTGCCCTGATTGATGCCATGGGGATAGCCGTTGAAGAGAGAACCAAGATTAACACCGCGATGCTTGGCGCGATGTTCCGTATTTGTGATTTCCTCGATCCCGAAGCGATGCGTACCGTTATCCGCAGAACGTTCGAGAAGAAATATCCGCAGCTTGTGGAGCCCAACCTCCGTACTTTCGACCGGGGCTACAATGAGGTGCAATTCAAAACCTATGACGTACCGGAAGGTTCGCAGATTAAACCTTTCAAACGTGTACAATCCTTGCTTGGTTACAAAACGCAATTGCCAGGCGGAGTGATCGCCGCACAGGGAAACAGCATTCTTAAGGATCTGGGCGGTTCCCGCGCCGGGCTGCTGCCGGAGTTTCATGCCGCTAAATGCATCAATTGTGCTGCCTGCGATAATGTCTGCCCTGACTATTGCTTCGTATGGGAATCGGCAGAAGACAAGCGCGGCCGCCTGCAGCAGGTTCTTCGGGGCATTGATTATCAATATTGTAAGGGCTGCCTGAAATGTGTTGAAGCCTGCCCTTCTGATGCGCTGACCAGCCTCCGCGAAGAACCCGGCTATGCTGAACTGAACCGTGTTGCCCAAGTGTTCTGTTAA
- a CDS encoding thiamine pyrophosphate-dependent enzyme: protein MAVSENKLSDAVPAEQVTCFESGNEMAATAAAQINYHMMGYFPITPSTEVAQYLDQMKARGQHDIQLVAADGEHGSAGICYGAAMAGARVINATSSQGFLYMLEQLPTQSGTRFPMVLNLVTRAVSGPLDIRGDHSDLYYGLNTGWVILTASTPQAVYDMNIMALRIAEHSEVRLPVIVAYDGFFTSHQKRKVKYFKDNAVVQQFVGPNPNHAYANVSDPSRPVTIGAHMGGDDLLNNHYQLSEALEKAGGVYSEVAREYALLSGREYKVLDLYRMEDAEYALFLLNSAGETAKDTVDALRAKGIKAGLIRPNIIRPFPAEELRTALKNVKALLVGERADSYGAQGGNLTHEIRSALQIDPDNKTMILSRIFGLGGKDFYADDAAAFFQLAIDAAEQGSAEKPFDYYGYYPGEEKDALAPVIEPMHGNAFRTGLIQVTQNEETGLLKVKLPPLRQLTVKPHRLAPGHGACPGCGALSALELFFKGIEGDMVVLFQTGCAYVVTASYPYSSHKQTFVHNLFQNGAATLAGMVDAFYELKRRGEIQVADDVTFVMVSGDGGMDIGMGATVGAALRNHKMIILEYDNEGYMNTGSQLSYSTPMGHMTSTSGVGSAQKGKKGHHKDTAQILAACNIPYVFTGVESNPQDLLQKAAKAQWYANNVGTAYGKILCACPLNWKTPDDQGNELVKAAVDSCFFPLYEIEQGITRITYNPEEKGKRIPAVDWLKRMGKTKHLVKDTELLQDFENEIERRWNRLKLRHENALL, encoded by the coding sequence ATGGCTGTTAGTGAAAATAAATTATCTGATGCTGTACCTGCCGAGCAGGTCACATGCTTTGAATCCGGCAATGAGATGGCGGCTACAGCAGCCGCACAGATCAACTACCACATGATGGGCTATTTCCCGATCACTCCATCCACTGAGGTGGCCCAATATCTCGATCAGATGAAGGCCCGCGGGCAGCATGATATTCAGCTCGTTGCAGCGGATGGCGAACACGGCTCCGCAGGCATCTGCTATGGCGCAGCTATGGCTGGGGCACGGGTCATCAACGCCACCAGCTCGCAAGGGTTTCTGTATATGCTGGAGCAGCTGCCTACCCAGTCAGGTACTCGCTTTCCAATGGTCCTAAATCTTGTTACCCGTGCGGTCAGCGGCCCGCTGGATATCCGCGGCGATCATTCCGACCTGTATTACGGCCTGAATACCGGCTGGGTCATTCTGACAGCCAGCACACCGCAGGCTGTATACGATATGAACATTATGGCACTCAGGATTGCCGAGCATTCGGAAGTCCGGCTGCCGGTAATTGTAGCTTATGACGGCTTCTTCACCTCCCATCAAAAACGCAAAGTGAAGTACTTCAAGGATAACGCTGTAGTTCAGCAGTTTGTAGGACCGAATCCGAACCACGCCTACGCGAATGTATCTGACCCGTCCCGGCCGGTGACCATTGGTGCGCATATGGGCGGTGATGACCTGCTCAACAACCATTATCAGCTGTCCGAAGCGCTTGAAAAGGCCGGCGGAGTATACAGTGAGGTAGCCCGGGAATATGCGCTTTTGTCCGGACGTGAATATAAGGTTCTCGATCTGTACCGGATGGAAGATGCGGAATATGCCTTGTTCCTGCTCAATTCTGCGGGAGAGACGGCCAAGGATACCGTCGATGCACTGCGTGCAAAAGGGATCAAAGCAGGGCTGATCCGTCCGAATATCATCCGGCCGTTTCCGGCAGAAGAGCTGCGTACTGCGCTTAAGAATGTCAAGGCCCTGCTTGTTGGCGAACGTGCGGACTCTTATGGTGCACAAGGCGGCAATCTGACCCATGAAATCCGCTCGGCACTGCAAATTGATCCGGACAACAAAACCATGATCCTCTCGCGGATCTTTGGCCTGGGCGGTAAGGATTTCTATGCGGATGATGCAGCTGCTTTCTTCCAGCTGGCCATCGATGCAGCGGAGCAAGGCAGTGCGGAGAAACCTTTTGACTATTACGGCTATTATCCCGGTGAAGAAAAAGACGCACTCGCGCCGGTAATCGAACCGATGCATGGCAATGCATTTAGAACCGGACTGATACAGGTAACCCAAAACGAAGAAACGGGCCTGCTCAAAGTGAAGCTGCCACCGCTGCGGCAATTGACTGTGAAGCCTCACCGTTTAGCTCCCGGACATGGCGCCTGCCCCGGCTGCGGAGCACTTTCTGCCCTGGAATTGTTCTTCAAAGGCATTGAGGGTGACATGGTCGTATTGTTCCAGACTGGCTGCGCGTATGTGGTCACGGCAAGCTATCCGTATTCCTCACACAAACAGACCTTTGTGCACAACCTCTTCCAGAATGGTGCAGCTACACTGGCCGGGATGGTGGATGCTTTCTATGAGCTGAAGCGGCGCGGGGAAATCCAGGTTGCTGATGATGTTACCTTTGTGATGGTCTCCGGTGACGGCGGTATGGATATCGGGATGGGAGCGACCGTTGGCGCAGCCCTGCGCAACCATAAAATGATCATTCTGGAATACGACAATGAAGGCTATATGAACACCGGTTCCCAGCTGTCCTATAGCACGCCGATGGGGCACATGACCAGCACCTCAGGTGTCGGCTCAGCGCAAAAAGGTAAAAAAGGCCACCACAAAGACACCGCGCAAATACTGGCTGCCTGCAATATTCCTTATGTGTTTACCGGTGTGGAGAGCAATCCTCAGGATCTTCTGCAAAAAGCGGCTAAAGCCCAGTGGTATGCGAATAACGTGGGCACGGCCTACGGCAAAATCCTCTGCGCCTGCCCGCTCAACTGGAAAACACCGGATGACCAAGGCAATGAGCTGGTGAAGGCGGCTGTGGATTCCTGCTTCTTCCCGCTGTATGAGATTGAACAGGGGATTACCCGCATTACCTATAATCCGGAAGAGAAGGGCAAGCGGATCCCGGCGGTTGACTGGCTGAAACGTATGGGCAAAACGAAACATCTGGTGAAGGATACCGAGCTGCTGCAGGATTTTGAAAATGAAATCGAACGCCGCTGGAACCGTTTGAAGCTCAGACATGAAAACGCGCTGCTCTAA